Proteins encoded by one window of Sulfurospirillum barnesii SES-3:
- a CDS encoding DMT family transporter — MGVVVRVFIGRINKGVLFMLISSFSFAFDGAFAKVLSQSMDSVEVVFFRNGITMCIVALSIFKLPLKQVGGKPWLLLFRALIGFASMLVFFYNIAHIPLADAITFSRTAPIFTAILAFFFLREKMGWKAWLAVFIGFLGIVLVMKPNGLMLSKTDLFGLFSGLGAALAYTSVRELNKVYDTRVIVLAFVSTGTIFPALFMLISEVYHAPMFDFMMGQFVMPQGIAWVYILLMGFSGAIGQVYMTKAFATTRAGVVGAAGYSIIFFSLLIGMVLGDPLPDFIGLFGILLVVLSGIIVAKEKE; from the coding sequence ATGGGAGTCGTTGTGAGAGTATTTATTGGTCGGATAAATAAAGGTGTTTTATTTATGCTGATCTCTTCGTTTAGTTTTGCGTTTGATGGTGCTTTTGCCAAGGTGCTTAGCCAAAGTATGGACTCAGTCGAAGTGGTCTTTTTTCGTAATGGTATTACGATGTGCATTGTGGCGTTAAGCATTTTTAAATTACCGCTAAAACAAGTGGGTGGAAAGCCGTGGTTGTTGCTCTTTAGAGCCTTAATCGGTTTTGCATCCATGTTGGTTTTTTTCTACAATATTGCTCATATTCCTCTTGCGGATGCTATTACATTTTCACGAACCGCCCCTATTTTTACTGCTATTTTGGCATTCTTTTTTCTTAGAGAAAAAATGGGATGGAAAGCATGGTTGGCTGTTTTTATTGGTTTTTTAGGCATTGTTTTGGTGATGAAACCCAATGGTTTGATGCTCTCAAAAACCGATTTATTTGGGCTTTTTAGTGGTCTAGGAGCAGCATTGGCGTATACCAGTGTGAGAGAACTCAATAAAGTGTACGATACCCGTGTGATTGTCTTAGCCTTTGTTTCAACAGGGACGATATTTCCTGCACTCTTTATGCTTATCTCTGAAGTCTATCATGCACCGATGTTTGATTTTATGATGGGGCAATTTGTGATGCCTCAGGGCATAGCGTGGGTTTATATCTTGTTGATGGGATTTTCAGGGGCGATTGGACAGGTGTATATGACCAAAGCATTTGCCACAACCCGTGCAGGAGTGGTGGGGGCTGCTGGGTATTCGATTATCTTTTTTTCCTTGCTGATTGGCATGGTTTT
- a CDS encoding mechanosensitive ion channel family protein, whose translation MNLEFFLNYTFLKLPLLYLGLSLLFFLSVVWLRNFIASVLLKPFKLIARRSKGTWDDKVIHVLEGPLKVTLVFFSAYGASSWLPYPALQRFIDLSFKTFLTFLIFWILYRLVNRFSHLFMFVSSKFGTELDNGIQNFTIKALRVLIIALGLMAILQKWGINVSAFVASLGLGGLAFALAAKDTVANLFGSLVIFSDKPFQVGDWIEMSGVEGTIEEIGIRSTKIRNHAQALVSVPNAEMANTTITNWSRMGKRRIRMRIGLTYATSVEQMQTIVREIKAMLQNHPEVHPEVIVVNFDEFEASALSILLNFFTNTIVTAEYLHVKQDINFKIMEIVAHNGAQFAFPSQSLYVESLPK comes from the coding sequence ATGAATCTTGAATTCTTTTTAAACTACACCTTTTTAAAACTTCCCCTTCTTTATCTTGGGCTTTCTCTTCTGTTCTTTTTGAGCGTTGTATGGCTTCGGAATTTTATTGCCAGCGTACTCTTAAAGCCCTTTAAGCTTATAGCACGTCGTAGCAAAGGTACATGGGATGATAAAGTTATTCATGTTCTTGAAGGACCTCTAAAAGTGACGCTTGTCTTTTTTAGCGCATACGGTGCAAGCTCATGGTTACCCTACCCTGCTTTACAACGCTTCATTGATTTAAGCTTTAAAACGTTTCTGACCTTTTTAATTTTTTGGATTTTATACCGACTTGTCAACCGTTTTTCACACCTTTTTATGTTCGTCTCTTCTAAATTTGGTACCGAATTGGACAATGGTATTCAAAACTTCACCATTAAAGCTTTGAGAGTTTTAATTATTGCCCTAGGACTCATGGCAATTTTACAAAAATGGGGCATTAATGTCAGTGCATTTGTTGCTTCTTTGGGGCTGGGAGGATTAGCCTTTGCATTAGCTGCCAAAGATACTGTTGCAAACCTTTTTGGCTCTTTGGTGATCTTTAGTGACAAACCTTTTCAAGTAGGAGATTGGATTGAAATGAGCGGTGTGGAGGGAACCATTGAGGAAATTGGCATTCGCTCCACCAAAATTCGTAACCATGCACAAGCCTTAGTCAGTGTCCCAAATGCAGAAATGGCAAACACCACCATTACCAACTGGTCACGTATGGGAAAACGGCGCATACGCATGCGCATTGGACTCACCTACGCAACAAGTGTTGAACAAATGCAAACCATTGTGCGTGAAATTAAAGCCATGCTTCAAAACCATCCTGAGGTACACCCTGAGGTTATTGTCGTTAATTTTGATGAATTTGAAGCCAGTGCTCTGAGCATTTTACTCAATTTTTTTACCAACACCATTGTCACCGCAGAGTATTTACATGTAAAGCAAGATATTAATTTTAAAATTATGGAGATTGTCGCACACAATGGTGCACAATTTGCCTTCCCGTCTCAGTCGCTTTACGTAGAGAGTTTACCAAAATAA
- the der gene encoding ribosome biogenesis GTPase Der: MKKIAIIGLPNVGKSSLFNRIAKQRIAITSDFSGTTRDIKTHKVYITDKPCLILDTGGLDKSSELFLNVHNMSMEASKKADVIVMVVDGKLLPSEEEKKIFYALQGLGKPIALIINKIDNDKEMERAWEFDEFGADHVFPISVSHNRGVSALLEWIGEFLPAPEGSPASESEESLCDEDEAWEEDSAEEEEEEIANIVEMVEDVGNQQINVAIIGRVNVGKSSLLNALVGKQRAVVSSVAGTTIDPVDESIEYNEKVINFVDTAGLRRRGKIEGIEKFALMRTKEMLERANIALLVLDSSEPFLELDERIAGLVEENNLACIIVLNKWDEAMDDFEKVTAEVRHRFKFLSYAPLITVSAKSKQRVSKIKDMILSVYENYSQHIPTRQLNEVIREATIRHQIPSDHSKVVKIYFATQYQTKPPRIALVMNKPRSLHFSYKRYLANKLRDVFNLEGSPILLYPRAKGERDNEQENSGEES, encoded by the coding sequence ATGAAAAAAATTGCTATTATTGGGCTACCCAATGTGGGTAAGAGCTCTCTTTTTAATCGCATTGCAAAACAACGCATCGCCATCACCTCTGATTTTAGCGGAACCACACGTGATATTAAAACGCATAAGGTTTACATTACCGATAAACCCTGCCTTATTTTAGACACAGGGGGGCTTGACAAATCTTCTGAGCTTTTTTTAAATGTTCATAACATGTCGATGGAAGCTTCCAAAAAAGCTGATGTTATCGTCATGGTTGTGGATGGTAAACTTCTGCCGAGTGAAGAAGAAAAAAAGATTTTTTATGCGCTTCAAGGATTAGGTAAACCTATTGCACTCATTATCAACAAAATTGATAATGACAAGGAAATGGAAAGAGCATGGGAATTTGACGAATTTGGAGCGGATCATGTTTTTCCTATCTCCGTATCACATAACCGAGGAGTCAGTGCGCTCTTAGAGTGGATTGGTGAATTTTTACCCGCACCTGAGGGGAGCCCTGCTTCTGAAAGTGAAGAGTCTTTGTGTGATGAAGACGAAGCATGGGAAGAGGATAGTGCTGAAGAAGAGGAAGAGGAGATAGCCAATATCGTTGAGATGGTTGAAGACGTTGGAAATCAGCAGATTAATGTAGCGATTATTGGTCGGGTGAATGTGGGTAAAAGTTCTCTACTCAACGCACTGGTTGGAAAACAAAGAGCCGTCGTTAGCAGCGTGGCTGGAACCACCATTGACCCCGTGGATGAAAGCATTGAGTACAATGAAAAAGTGATTAACTTTGTTGACACCGCTGGACTTCGTCGCCGTGGCAAAATAGAAGGCATCGAAAAATTTGCCCTCATGCGTACCAAAGAGATGCTTGAGCGTGCAAATATTGCCTTGCTTGTCCTAGATTCTAGTGAGCCTTTCTTAGAACTTGATGAACGCATTGCAGGGCTTGTGGAAGAGAACAACCTTGCGTGTATTATCGTTTTAAATAAATGGGATGAAGCGATGGATGACTTCGAAAAAGTCACCGCAGAGGTGCGCCACCGTTTTAAATTTCTCTCTTATGCACCGCTTATTACAGTCTCTGCTAAAAGCAAACAGCGGGTCTCAAAAATCAAAGATATGATTTTAAGCGTGTATGAAAACTATTCTCAACACATACCAACACGACAACTCAATGAAGTCATTCGTGAAGCAACCATCAGGCATCAAATTCCAAGCGACCACTCTAAAGTCGTAAAAATTTACTTTGCAACCCAGTACCAAACCAAACCGCCTCGTATTGCGCTTGTCATGAATAAACCCCGCTCTTTGCACTTTAGCTACAAACGCTACCTTGCCAATAAACTACGTGATGTCTTCAATTTAGAAGGCTCACCTATTTTACTCTACCCTCGTGCAAAGGGAGAGAGAGATAACGAACAGGAAAACAGCGGTGAAGAATCTTAA
- a CDS encoding shikimate kinase encodes MGVGKGTIARALIQKTKRMGLDTDDVIESMENRKIKTIFEQEGESYFRECEKKTAKWLEKSVQNTIISTGGGFFKVSNLDKIGTIIYLQSSFDGIIKRLKEHENAELKFAKRPLLSDEEKAKALFHERTALYEKKADVIIDVENRSVKEIVKEIIKHLQ; translated from the coding sequence ATGGGTGTTGGCAAAGGAACCATTGCACGAGCACTCATTCAAAAAACAAAACGTATGGGACTTGATACCGATGATGTCATAGAGAGTATGGAAAATCGTAAAATAAAAACCATTTTTGAACAAGAGGGCGAAAGTTATTTTCGAGAATGTGAGAAAAAAACAGCCAAATGGTTGGAAAAAAGTGTTCAAAATACTATTATTTCCACAGGTGGCGGTTTTTTTAAAGTCAGCAATTTAGATAAAATTGGCACCATTATCTATTTACAATCTTCCTTTGATGGGATTATAAAACGTCTTAAAGAACACGAAAATGCTGAACTTAAATTTGCCAAACGCCCTCTTTTAAGCGATGAGGAAAAAGCAAAGGCTCTTTTTCATGAACGTACCGCTTTGTACGAGAAAAAAGCCGATGTTATTATTGATGTTGAAAATAGAAGCGTTAAAGAAATTGTTAAAGAAATAATCAAACACTTACAGTAA
- the trpS gene encoding tryptophan--tRNA ligase translates to MRVLTGIQPSGALHIGNYFGAIKQMIDLQEKSDLFIFIANYHALTSLKDGEALKNNTLDAAINFLSLGIDPSKVTFWAQSDVKEVLELYWILSGYTPMGLLERAHSYKDKVAKGIAANHSLFSYPVLMAADILLYDSEVIPVGKDQIQHVEITRDIAIKFNNDFGDIFKVPEFKVDEEVATVPGLDGAKMSKSYGNTIDIFCTEKELKKATSRIVTDSTPMEEPKDYLTCNVFALAKLFLENDEVEALKARYQKGGEGYGHFKAYLNTLIWDYFAPAREKRAYYLENKQEVFAILDEGANKARTIAREKMASIRDLVGIYR, encoded by the coding sequence ATGAGAGTATTAACAGGAATTCAACCCTCAGGTGCACTGCATATAGGCAACTATTTTGGTGCCATCAAACAGATGATAGACCTTCAAGAAAAAAGTGATTTATTTATTTTTATTGCCAATTATCATGCCCTGACCTCTTTAAAAGATGGTGAGGCCCTTAAAAATAACACCCTAGATGCAGCGATTAATTTTCTCTCTTTGGGCATAGACCCTTCAAAAGTCACCTTTTGGGCACAATCCGATGTCAAAGAGGTGTTGGAGCTTTACTGGATACTCTCAGGCTACACACCAATGGGACTTTTAGAGCGAGCACATAGCTACAAAGATAAAGTCGCAAAAGGTATTGCCGCAAATCACTCCTTATTTTCCTATCCTGTCTTAATGGCAGCAGATATTTTGCTCTACGATTCAGAGGTCATTCCCGTGGGGAAAGACCAAATTCAGCACGTCGAAATTACCCGAGATATTGCCATTAAGTTTAACAATGATTTTGGGGATATTTTCAAAGTACCCGAATTTAAAGTCGATGAAGAGGTCGCCACTGTCCCAGGGCTTGATGGGGCTAAAATGAGTAAAAGCTATGGCAATACCATCGATATCTTCTGCACCGAAAAAGAGCTCAAAAAAGCAACCTCACGCATCGTAACTGACTCAACTCCGATGGAAGAGCCTAAAGATTATCTTACATGTAATGTCTTTGCTTTAGCAAAGCTCTTTTTAGAAAATGACGAAGTAGAAGCGCTCAAAGCACGTTATCAAAAAGGGGGTGAGGGGTATGGCCACTTTAAAGCCTATCTTAACACCCTCATTTGGGACTATTTTGCGCCTGCTCGTGAAAAAAGGGCTTACTATTTGGAAAACAAACAAGAAGTCTTTGCTATTTTAGATGAAGGTGCGAATAAAGCTCGTACGATTGCTCGTGAAAAAATGGCTTCTATTCGTGATTTAGTTGGAATTTACCGTTAA
- the serS gene encoding serine--tRNA ligase, with protein sequence MLDIKLIQNDFDAVATALRKKKVDESLLEEVRAISLELKSARLVLEPLQAEQNAKSKLFGVYAKEGKDVNALKAELSENKEKIAEATEVVRALEEKLEALATIIPNMPSPLVPDGEDENDNVELKRVLVPKTFSFTPKEHWDIDSKQNWIDFERGVKLSKSRFSVLKNEAARLERALINYMLDFNRSRGFAEVAVPYIVNRETLMGTGQLPKFEDDLFKIEGEELFLIPTAEVPVTNLFRDEILSKEELPLKMTAYSACFRKEAGSAGKDTRGMIRQHQFDKVELVCITTPEQSEAVFDEMLSCASDLLTSLGLPHRHLMLCGGDLGFSAAKTVDLEVWLPGQNRYREISSVSNTFDFQARRAKIRFKDEGKNRLVHTLNGSSLAVGRTLIAIMENYQNEDGTVSIPDVLKKYM encoded by the coding sequence ATGTTAGATATTAAACTGATTCAAAATGATTTTGACGCTGTGGCAACAGCATTACGTAAAAAGAAAGTGGATGAAAGCCTCTTAGAAGAAGTGCGAGCCATCTCTTTGGAGCTTAAATCCGCACGTCTGGTCTTAGAACCCCTCCAAGCCGAGCAAAATGCCAAAAGCAAACTTTTTGGTGTGTATGCCAAAGAAGGAAAAGACGTCAATGCCCTTAAAGCCGAACTCTCAGAGAATAAAGAAAAAATTGCTGAAGCAACCGAGGTTGTAAGAGCGTTAGAAGAAAAGCTTGAAGCACTTGCCACCATCATTCCCAATATGCCCTCCCCTTTAGTACCTGATGGCGAAGATGAAAACGATAATGTGGAACTCAAGCGCGTTCTTGTGCCTAAAACCTTCTCCTTCACACCTAAAGAGCATTGGGACATCGACAGCAAACAAAACTGGATTGACTTTGAGCGTGGCGTGAAGCTTTCCAAAAGCCGTTTTTCCGTCCTCAAAAATGAAGCCGCACGATTGGAGCGTGCTTTAATTAATTACATGCTTGATTTTAACCGAAGTCGAGGTTTTGCTGAAGTAGCGGTTCCTTACATTGTAAACCGTGAAACCTTAATGGGCACAGGTCAACTGCCTAAATTTGAAGATGATTTATTTAAAATTGAGGGCGAAGAGCTTTTTTTGATTCCCACCGCCGAAGTACCCGTGACCAATCTTTTCAGAGATGAGATTTTAAGCAAAGAAGAGCTTCCTCTTAAAATGACCGCCTATTCAGCATGTTTTCGTAAAGAAGCTGGCAGTGCGGGTAAAGACACACGAGGTATGATTCGCCAACACCAATTTGACAAAGTAGAGCTCGTCTGTATCACCACACCTGAGCAAAGTGAAGCGGTGTTTGACGAGATGCTCTCCTGCGCTTCTGATTTGCTGACTTCCCTAGGACTCCCTCACCGTCACTTGATGCTTTGTGGTGGCGACTTAGGGTTTAGTGCGGCAAAAACCGTGGATTTGGAAGTGTGGCTCCCTGGGCAAAACCGCTACCGTGAAATCAGTTCTGTGTCCAACACCTTTGATTTTCAAGCCAGACGTGCGAAAATAAGATTCAAAGATGAGGGTAAAAACCGCTTGGTTCACACCCTTAATGGCTCTTCTCTTGCCGTTGGAAGAACACTCATTGCCATTATGGAAAACTACCAAAATGAAGATGGCACCGTGTCCATCCCTGACGTTTTGAAAAAGTACATGTAA
- a CDS encoding tetratricopeptide repeat protein gives MAEEEVIILEADDASSKDEESFAPIEEEHEDGEITPSYVVPINNEASTHEKTKKKLLFLLIAGVVILLGISVALLLIFSTKKNPPIAPVITQKTEEKPIQKEQFSPSKIDTMIKKAHLLYEQGNKEEALKIYEKIATFNESISYYNIGVAKLKEQNFPEALDAFKKAIQNKEHRCISAINAAVCALEMKDDALFTYYIDLAFAYLPEESNAPLYSYYVGLVHYYKNFYYEALSALRHPEMEFYKEDQTYLASKILGSLQYNSLSLSTLESIKQESDHFTLGLLYAKTGDYQTARTYLLKASQYNPTQTKIKIALALVENKLGNLGNSATLIRDVYNVNSTDTKPIYGIHTILKPSLFDIQSAQAEFEKELFFNNENTYNLLFYYAPYKVFDAKQTIDYIRKGSMNIFIDEIGPALSYLKASSTISKVNIAISQGIKKALDFHVYEANAIFVQMVETYPNHSILHYNLALTYAQMGDYANAYKNFSKSYHLDNSNYLAGVFALMSGKLIGRDITKLSEDVKDSLNKNTNLEKENLYISLIYLTDGNHFSLTRWLELEKDDTPLSLVLNIIAAQKLHNERMYHLGSQKLQTLLPKDIMANIIAFNVKHNKKAIKTYAKEIQMEFNQLPLDYDAFYYGPNIVKEQYVKLLQIGGLVHQKRDGVRAKMEEEQEDIPSIMQTLAFMEIYANRFEEAFTLYNKLIDDYQKRDTHTIFLASVAAIGAGHSENAIALLELSKLTDPSNAESRYALGLLYQEIGNFEAASVQYRSIGNSGFSSRYFSFNIMKSAYM, from the coding sequence ATGGCAGAAGAAGAAGTTATCATCCTTGAAGCAGATGATGCTTCATCAAAGGATGAAGAATCATTTGCACCCATTGAAGAAGAACATGAAGATGGTGAAATCACCCCTTCATACGTTGTGCCCATCAACAATGAAGCGTCTACACATGAAAAAACAAAAAAAAAGTTACTGTTCTTACTCATCGCAGGGGTCGTGATTCTTCTTGGAATCAGTGTCGCACTTCTTCTTATCTTTAGTACAAAGAAAAATCCTCCTATTGCTCCTGTTATTACCCAGAAGACAGAAGAAAAACCCATACAAAAAGAACAATTCTCTCCCTCAAAAATTGATACCATGATTAAAAAAGCGCACCTTCTCTACGAACAAGGCAATAAAGAAGAAGCACTAAAAATTTATGAAAAAATTGCAACCTTTAACGAATCTATCTCTTACTATAACATCGGTGTAGCAAAATTAAAAGAACAGAATTTTCCTGAGGCTCTTGATGCCTTTAAAAAAGCGATTCAAAATAAAGAACATCGCTGTATCAGCGCAATCAATGCAGCCGTATGCGCTTTGGAGATGAAAGATGATGCGCTTTTTACGTATTACATTGATTTAGCCTTTGCCTATCTCCCCGAAGAGAGCAATGCTCCTTTATATTCGTATTATGTAGGCTTAGTGCATTATTATAAAAACTTTTACTACGAAGCTTTAAGTGCTCTTCGCCACCCAGAAATGGAATTTTATAAGGAAGACCAAACCTATCTCGCATCAAAAATTCTAGGCTCACTGCAATACAATAGCCTTTCTCTTTCAACGCTTGAGTCCATTAAACAAGAAAGTGATCATTTTACATTGGGTCTTTTATACGCTAAAACGGGCGATTATCAAACCGCACGAACGTATTTACTCAAAGCTTCGCAGTACAATCCAACACAAACAAAAATAAAAATTGCCTTGGCATTGGTCGAAAATAAACTAGGCAATTTAGGCAACAGCGCCACACTTATTCGGGATGTTTACAATGTCAACTCAACAGATACAAAACCCATTTACGGCATTCATACGATTTTAAAACCTTCACTGTTTGATATTCAAAGTGCACAAGCCGAATTTGAGAAAGAACTTTTTTTTAACAATGAAAACACCTATAATCTTCTGTTCTATTATGCACCGTATAAAGTGTTTGATGCCAAACAAACCATTGATTATATCCGCAAAGGGAGTATGAATATTTTTATTGATGAGATAGGGCCTGCCCTTTCGTATTTAAAAGCAAGCTCAACCATTTCAAAAGTAAACATTGCCATCAGTCAAGGGATTAAAAAAGCTCTTGATTTTCACGTTTATGAAGCCAATGCTATTTTTGTTCAAATGGTAGAGACCTATCCAAATCACTCTATTTTACACTACAATCTTGCCCTCACCTATGCACAAATGGGTGATTACGCCAACGCCTATAAAAACTTTTCAAAAAGTTATCATCTGGATAATAGCAACTATCTTGCAGGTGTTTTTGCACTCATGAGTGGAAAATTGATTGGAAGAGATATTACAAAACTTTCAGAAGATGTAAAAGATAGCCTCAATAAAAATACAAACCTCGAGAAAGAAAACCTCTATATTTCATTGATTTATCTTACGGATGGGAATCATTTTTCACTCACACGTTGGCTTGAATTAGAAAAAGATGACACTCCCCTTAGCCTTGTGTTAAATATTATTGCTGCACAAAAACTCCACAATGAACGCATGTATCATCTTGGTTCGCAAAAATTGCAAACGCTCTTGCCTAAAGATATTATGGCAAATATCATTGCCTTTAATGTGAAACACAATAAAAAAGCAATCAAAACCTATGCAAAAGAGATTCAAATGGAGTTTAACCAACTTCCCCTGGATTATGATGCCTTTTATTATGGACCTAATATTGTTAAAGAGCAGTATGTTAAATTGCTTCAAATTGGAGGTTTGGTGCATCAAAAACGTGATGGGGTTCGGGCTAAAATGGAAGAAGAACAAGAGGATATTCCTTCCATCATGCAAACACTCGCATTTATGGAAATTTATGCGAATCGTTTTGAAGAGGCTTTTACACTTTACAATAAACTCATAGATGATTATCAAAAAAGAGATACCCATACCATTTTTTTAGCCTCTGTTGCAGCTATTGGTGCAGGGCACAGTGAAAATGCTATCGCATTGCTTGAGCTCTCAAAACTAACCGATCCGAGCAATGCTGAAAGTCGCTACGCACTAGGACTTTTGTATCAAGAAATTGGAAACTTTGAAGCAGCAAGTGTGCAATACCGAAGTATTGGTAATAGCGGATTTAGTTCACGTTATTTTAGTTTTAATATCATGAAATCAGCTTACATGTAA
- a CDS encoding 2-isopropylmalate synthase, giving the protein MKNNKIIIFDTTLRDGEQSPGASMNTEEKIQIALQLQKLGVDVIEAGFAAASPGDFDAISRIAEAVSKSRVCSLARALEKDIKAAGEAVAKAKMNRIHTFIATSSIHMEYKLKMTPEQVIKKAVEAVQYAKTFCEDVEFSCEDAGRSDVSFMKEILDAVINAGATTLNIPDTVGYRLPTEMGAIIKSLSDFVGERAIISVHNHNDLGLAVANSLACIENGARQVECTINGLGERAGNAALEEIVMALRTRKDHFSGYETNINIKEIYPTSKLVSSITGIEPQPNKAIVGKNAFSHESGIHQDGVLKHTQTYEIMSAKDIGLDKNSIVLGKHSGRHAFKDKLCTLGYELKDEEINEAFDRFKILADQKKEIFDDDLRALVAEEITKIPQVFDLLRLQLSDCAPGGVPSAAVTILHDGKEITDAAIGNGTMDAIFKVIDRVCGVSGELKDYKVDAVSQGKDAMARVLVKVVFDESKPAIMGHGLSVDTMLATAKAYIGALNSYMSMKERLRNVQKIEQEGI; this is encoded by the coding sequence ATGAAGAACAATAAAATTATAATTTTTGATACGACATTACGAGATGGTGAGCAAAGTCCTGGTGCTTCCATGAACACGGAAGAGAAAATTCAGATTGCTTTACAATTACAAAAGCTAGGCGTTGATGTCATTGAAGCGGGATTTGCTGCGGCGAGCCCTGGGGATTTTGATGCGATTTCTCGTATTGCTGAGGCAGTTAGTAAGAGTCGTGTGTGTTCGCTTGCTCGTGCGTTGGAAAAAGATATTAAAGCAGCAGGTGAGGCGGTTGCCAAAGCGAAGATGAACCGCATTCATACGTTTATCGCAACCAGTTCGATTCATATGGAATACAAACTTAAAATGACGCCCGAACAAGTGATCAAAAAAGCAGTGGAAGCCGTGCAGTATGCTAAGACATTTTGTGAGGATGTTGAGTTTAGCTGTGAAGATGCAGGACGAAGCGATGTGAGTTTTATGAAAGAGATTTTAGATGCGGTAATTAATGCGGGTGCTACAACGCTGAATATCCCTGATACGGTTGGATACCGCTTACCCACAGAGATGGGGGCTATCATCAAATCGTTGTCTGATTTTGTGGGTGAGAGAGCGATTATCTCCGTGCACAATCATAACGACTTAGGTCTTGCTGTGGCAAACTCTTTGGCATGTATTGAAAATGGTGCACGTCAAGTGGAGTGTACGATCAATGGCTTGGGTGAGCGTGCTGGGAATGCGGCGTTAGAAGAGATCGTGATGGCGCTTCGTACCCGTAAAGATCATTTCAGTGGCTACGAGACAAACATTAACATTAAAGAGATTTATCCAACGAGTAAGCTCGTTTCATCGATTACGGGTATTGAGCCTCAACCGAACAAGGCGATTGTGGGTAAAAATGCCTTCTCGCATGAGAGTGGTATCCATCAAGATGGTGTGTTAAAACACACCCAAACCTATGAAATTATGAGCGCCAAAGACATTGGTTTGGATAAAAACTCAATTGTACTTGGAAAACACTCAGGCCGCCATGCGTTTAAAGATAAATTATGTACGCTTGGATATGAGCTTAAAGATGAAGAGATTAATGAGGCGTTTGATCGTTTTAAAATTCTAGCCGATCAGAAAAAAGAGATTTTTGATGATGATTTACGTGCGTTAGTGGCTGAGGAGATTACCAAGATTCCTCAAGTATTTGATTTGTTACGTTTACAACTTTCTGATTGTGCACCGGGCGGTGTCCCAAGTGCTGCGGTGACTATTTTGCATGATGGTAAAGAGATCACCGATGCCGCCATTGGCAATGGCACAATGGATGCGATCTTTAAAGTCATTGATCGGGTGTGTGGTGTGAGCGGCGAGCTTAAAGATTATAAAGTAGACGCCGTTTCGCAAGGTAAAGATGCGATGGCACGTGTTTTGGTTAAGGTGGTCTTTGATGAGAGCAAGCCTGCTATTATGGGGCATGGACTCAGCGTTGATACCATGTTAGCAACGGCAAAAGCGTACATTGGTGCGCTTAATAGCTACATGTCAATGAAAGAGCGTCTTAGAAATGTTCAAAAGATAGAGCAAGAAGGCATCTAA
- the pssA gene encoding CDP-diacylglycerol--serine O-phosphatidyltransferase: MPNSGNKFQLIYIFPNLFTAASAFLGVISILCSASGQFEKAAIYILLSLIFDGLDGRVARLTNTTSQFGAEFDSLADIVAFGVAPAMLFYFSVGHMYGKIGFLLCAMYVVFGAIRLARFNVMIGVNEPSVFIGVPIPTAAVVLAMWILFYGEYSVLKGIEWVLLVGIGLLSFLMVSNIRYPSFKKIDLKKAHLTKSLVYLVILFSFLYVYPIEAGTALITLYLGYGLVRGVYTFCVAKFHKNLV, translated from the coding sequence ATGCCAAATAGTGGTAACAAATTTCAGTTAATCTATATCTTCCCCAATCTTTTTACTGCAGCTAGTGCCTTTTTGGGAGTTATTAGTATTTTGTGTTCGGCAAGTGGACAATTTGAAAAGGCTGCTATTTATATTTTACTTTCTTTGATTTTTGATGGGCTTGATGGAAGGGTTGCTCGATTAACGAATACGACAAGCCAATTTGGAGCGGAGTTTGATTCTTTGGCTGATATTGTTGCTTTTGGGGTTGCTCCTGCGATGCTTTTTTATTTTAGTGTTGGGCATATGTACGGCAAAATCGGCTTTTTATTATGTGCGATGTATGTGGTTTTTGGGGCTATTCGATTGGCACGTTTTAATGTGATGATTGGGGTCAATGAGCCTTCAGTATTTATTGGTGTACCTATTCCTACCGCAGCGGTTGTTCTTGCTATGTGGATATTGTTCTATGGCGAATACAGTGTGCTCAAAGGAATTGAATGGGTATTGTTAGTGGGTATTGGGTTGCTTTCATTTTTAATGGTCAGTAATATTCGTTATCCTAGTTTTAAGAAAATTGATTTAAAAAAGGCTCATTTGACTAAAAGTTTAGTCTACCTTGTTATCCTTTTTTCTTTCTTGTATGTCTATCCTATTGAAGCGGGTACAGCATTGATTACCCTATACTTAGGGTATGGATTAGTGCGAGGGGTGTATACTTTTTGCGTTGCCAAATTCCATAAAAATTTAGTATAA